The following nucleotide sequence is from Larus michahellis chromosome 10, bLarMic1.1, whole genome shotgun sequence.
GCTGCAAAATCATAGAGAAAAAGCCACAcctctaaaatgtatttttttctttatatatcttAAAAATACCTAAATTATTGACCATTCATACAAATGCATCTGCCTATTTTTTATGCATGTAAATTATGTGCATGAACATTTGCATCAGTGAGTTTTATTTGTGGAACTAGAAAGCAATAATACAAATAtgcatagaggggaaaaaactcagGCATTTCAATCAATCCCACTGATGTCGCTGTTACTAGTAAAAGTTGACCTGAAGTGAGAAAAAGGGTCTagtctttttgcttttattttccttatatttaaaTAGGACACAGAAAAAGAGGCTGTCCCTTTAGATTTTGAGGGTGATTGTTTTTTCAGAGTCAAGCCTTGTATCCTTTCTTGACAGGCTTTTTAAGTTCATAAATCATTTTAGAATTATCCATATGTAACTACAATTGTGAGGCACTGAACAAATAACAGTATCATGCACGAACAGTCTCCTCTGAGTCTTCATAGGAGTTTACTTAAACAAGTGttaaaaaattacaaatcttGAATGCTCTTCACCCTCAATTAATACTATGTAATTTAGAACACCCCCATTTTTCAGTCGTGTCCTGAGCCTGTCAGCGGTAGCAATctgacttgaaaaaaatgaatgctgcaGCTACCTTCTTTTAAATTTCTGAGACAGAATTTTACATCAAATGCTCCAGtaccccttcttccccttctgcagGTCACTTTTAGTAGTCGATAATTTTAAATCTAAACTCTTAAGAGACTTACTGGAATGGTTCAAAATCAGCTCACCGAAGTAATTTTCTAACGTAAGATCGCTGCCTACAAAGAACAAGCCCTTCCTTAACAGAGCGCAATTCCCTTTTTAAACAGGGGCTCCACTCAATATATAAGAACAATTATGTTCTACATTAATACAAAACTAAGCTCTAATAAACGAGCTTTGCCAATCCTGAGTATGAAAGGTTGTGTCATCATTGATAAGGAGGGTTATTTGCTTCCTCCTATAAAGTAATATGAAGAACGCTTGTATCAATGACTGTTGGGTAATATTTAGAATATATTATTACTTTCTGGTGACCAATCtcgaaataaaaggaaaatgtagtAAAAACATCTGGACAGCAAATGCCTTAATCCTCACAGAATTCCGAAGACGGACAACACAGTATGTCCATAGTAATTTTAGTTTATAGACAGTAATTCTGCAAAAGATCTTCAATAACAGGGAAAAACTTCACTAAAGCGCAGGAATAAATACATCAAAATTTGCCTATGTTTTGATTGCAGACTGAACTCATTCCTGGTTAACTGTTGACTTTAGGTAAGTTAACTTACTGCATTAGCAGTTAAATAAGAtctaaaaaaattacttgaattcACAAACGTCTTCTGATCTCTGACTTGCACTTTTGTACCTCCCCCAGTTTTCACAATAATGTGAAAACACACATATTTCACATAACGTGAAATAGCGTGAATAAATACAATGCTCCCACCGCTGAATCCTGGACTCATCTGTTGCATACCACTGTTCAGGATGTGCCTTAAGCACTGACTTAAGCAAATAAAATGGGTCAATATACATCACAATCACTGCTTCTATGGGTTATATTGTAATTTTTGATTTTTCTGGAAACAAGGGCAGAAGCTACGCTTGGTGACATTAGGAATAATTTTTGTTATCCTTTTACACAGTCCATATAAACAGTCATTAAGCAGCAGTACTCctatttaaatgtgtattttcctttataaGTGATACAATGGTAAGTTGTAGTTTCACTTTTGCGATTATACTACAGTTTGGTTTTTATGGGGTTGGACGTTGTGGAGATCTGAAAAACATCAATAACACAACCTgagattttatgtttaatttcagaggcttttttttcaagtgtttatttATGTGTTGTTACAGCATCATCAGCTATCTGTATTATTAGAGTCTAacaaaattcttatttatttcatcaaattactttcattttaaattttgtttaaaatatcagAGCACCACAGTCGTTATGTCGCTTTAGGCCCAGACTCTTCCCTACCACCTTTACATCTCTGGAGCTCCATGCTTCTGAGGGACTTGGCATGCACCCCCCCAATCCAACATGCCCAAGGATTTTTGTGACCCTCAGCCCAAGACACACACGCACTGCCTGCGAGCCCACTGCTTGGGCAGGCAGGTCTGCTGGATATTTGGGAAGAGGGCCACAAGCAGATGGAAGGGAATGGTTAGGGGATGGAAGCAGATGAGGTTGAAGATTTCTGAGCATTAGTCTTTCAAGGCCGTTAAGACAGATGCATAGAATTTAGGGTTTTAATAAGCACAGGCAACTGCTCTGTAGcctgaattattaattttcagCCAAAATTTAGTCACCTGCTTCTAGCCTAGAGGCCCTCCCCAGGTCCCTGACTGGCAATGCagctttttctgctcctgtcACAAAGCCCTCCAGCACACCAGCCTTTACTCATGCCAAGCTCCAAGCCCGCGACTCCCATCCCCACTGCGGGTGAGCCCCTGGGTCCTCTCCCCAGGAGGTTTCTCTTCCCCAGTCCTTGCTGTTCAAGCGCCCCTTTCGCCTTCCCCCTCCTCACGCTGACCTATCACCTCACACCTCTCCTCCGGCTCCCTCCTCCCGGTCCTGGGCTGTGCCACCGCCTCCCCTCCGGCCTGCCGGGCCCCGGGCCGCTCAGCCACGGTGGCCCCAGCAGCGGGCCCCGCAGCCCTGAGCTagcccccagcctcctcccagcccacaCCTCTCCTGCGGGGCTGCGGCTCGCCCTGACCTACCAGCCGCCCCTCAGCAAgcgctgcctgcccctgccccgggccGGGAGCCCGCTGGCCCGCAGCCCCGCACTAACCCATCCGCCAGCAGCTCCTCTAgcctccttcttttcttctccctaaaagagagagaataaaagaaGGGTCAGTATCGCGCTACAGAGaccggggaggagggagaggggacccCGGAGCCCACCCGTCCCCGGGAAAGCGGAGGAAAGGGGCGGCCGAGCACACACATACAGGCTACTTACGGTTCTTCACCATCCGCCATATTTCCCTCTGCTTCCCACAATGCCCCGCGGCGCCGGGATGGGCGGTGCTTTgcccaggcgccgccgcgccggggggcCTGTGGGCATGGGGCGCTGATCACCACGGCAACATGGCGGagatccccctcctcctccaacCCCCGCCTCTGTTTTCAGGTGTTTTGTGTCTCCAGCGCTCCCCGGGCTGAGGCCGGCCTCCCCCTGCCCTCGGGAGCGTATGTACAGCAGCTTCCACGGGCAGTAGGCTTCACCCTCCACAGCCCACAAGGGCCTCGCCTCAGGCATGGCGGGACGCACACCAGCAAGGATTACCAGGGTTGTGCTTCAGGGCTCAGCCTCCCAAACTTAAGGGCTCTAAACCCTCCACAGATGGAGCTGTGCGAAGCAGCTGCCAACCTCTGGCACTGCCGTCACACCTGGCTTAACCACTGGCCTCCATTTTGGGCTGGACTTCGCTGCCCGGCATGGCGGCGCAGGGACAGGCTGCACAGGAGCCATGGGGAAGCGCTGGAAGAGCCTTTCGCTGTCCCACTCTCACAGGCACTGCTGGGCTTCGAACCACCATGGCTGCCAGCGCCGGCCTTCCCCTCAAAGCAAGGGTTTGGGGCACTGTCGCCCCACTGGCAGGGTCTCCCCGCCATGGCTCCACACCCCCCGTGCCTCCTTGCCTAGGGCGGCCGCTTCGTGGCCCCCCTCCACCATCAGACCCCGATTCCCCGTTTCGCAGAGGATACCAAGTAAACATCGTCTTTCTCTGGAGAAACAATGAGCACACAGCGGCCGCTGACAGCAGCAGCGCCACGCCCCTGCCGGCTGCCTTCCCGGGCGTGTGTAGGGGACACAGGCGGGGACGGGTGGCAGCGGCGGCAGGGCCGTttggtggcggtggcggctccgCCGGCCGGGAGCCGCCCCGGGGCGGTGCCGCGTCGCTCTTAggcctgcgcggcggcggggcgggggtggcggCAGCCATGGAGGTgcaggtggcgccgctgcgggCCTGGGACGACTTCTTCCCCGGCTCGGACCGCTTCTCCCGGCCCGACTTCAAGGACATCTCGAAATGGAACAACCGAGTGGTCAGCAACCTGCTCTACTACCAGACCAACTACCTGATGGTGGCTGCCGCCGTCGTCTCCATTGTGGGGTCAGTGTGCGGGCCTCGCCCCCGCCGGGCGAGCGGTGGGCCCGGCGGTGGGTGCCCCCGTTCCCCGGAGGGGTGGCCGGCCCAGGGGTGGGTGGCGGCTGGGTGCCCCCGTTCCCCGGAGGGGTGGCGGGCCCGGGGGCGGGTGACCCGTTCCCCGGATGGGCAGCGCTGCGCCTCGTGCCGGTGCCGCGGGAAAGggcccgggccggccccgggggcCCGGTGGGATGGCGGGGGGTGCAGGGAAgctgtctttcctttcctctccctctccttaaACCTCTGATTTACCTGCTGTCGCTTAAAAAATGAAGGCCTGGTTACAGCCTCCCTTgtggagggcgggggggctgtTAAATTAGGAGCAGCATTTaggatttatgtatttattagtAGGGGTCTAACAGATCTGAAGGCTTCCTCTTGATTTCCTCGTCCACGGGTGGCTCATCAAAGCCCTTTGCCCAAGGGATTGGCTCCAGACACCCACCCGGGCTGTGGCTGGGCACCGTGCGCCCGCAGAAAGCAGCGATGGGTTTGCATGCCGGATGCTACTGTACTCTGAAAAACTGAGCTGCGTCCTGCGCATCGCTAAATCTGCCCAGTGTGACTGCTCAAGCTGAGATAATCTTcactttgaatttaaaaaaaaaaaaaaaatctgctctcagTTACAGTTCTAAGCTTATGTCTAGGGGTCAGAGCAAGCCTTTCTTACTTCTGAGCTAGCTCATACCAAAAAAcctttaatacaaaataaataaggTACCCATTTGTTCCATTTTGGTGGGCAGGATTGAGACCTTCGAGACAGGACCATCTGCTGGTATGATGTTCTGTCGGGCCCACCTTTCCAGAAGAGAATTGTGAAATAACCTTATAATCATCATCTTTTGAGTCAAAGCTTCTGTGACTCTTCTTCAAGTATTGCTCTAGGGTCTTTGGTCAGAAAGCTCTTAAAACATGCAGCAGAAGCTGATGATTAAGCTTTTAATATGGAAACTGGAATACTCCACTCTTCACAACAAACAATGCGCAAATGCATAAATTGGAGAATTGCCCAGCCACTAGGCCAGAGTGGTTTTTGCTGAAGTGTATCTTATGTTGTATGTTGCACAGGCTTAAAATTCTACACCTAAATCCGTGGGGGTTTTTGTTAAACAGTCTGCATCTTGTTAGGCCTTCTGAAGCTGTTGACCCAGCATCTAAGTTGGTGAAGGTTCCCCGGATTGCAGGGGGTTTAGGCTTGTGCTCTGTGAAGGGAGGGGCTGAGAaccctgctttttcttcttgatgcATATGATGGTTAAAGTTTTGGCATAGTGGCATAGGCTTTCTTCTTAATTTTGTTGGGATTatgttgcagtcagttcatagaCTACTAGACTGGTAAAATGAGACTTCCATGGTCTTGCTGTTCTTATACTACCTTGGTCTAAACTTCTGTGTTCATCTACTTTTGTTTATCAGTCCAATGCTGCGGCCAGCTCTAAATGAGTAAGTAAATCACAGTGGCCCTGGAAAGCAGGGGGACAGCTCTCTTCCCCAGGAAGGTGGGAGGGGGGAGTAAACAATTTTGATATCTCCTGTTGGATAactgggatggcagcagcttTTACTCAGTCTCCTAAATTCCTTCCTGCTTTTGAACTCTGATCTCTGTTCTTCAGATCAAGGGTGATATCTCCCACTTATTTCCCACTGTTTTGCTGGGGtgggaggcggaggaggaagagagctgcAGGAGATAGAGATTAATATAAGAACTGCAATTCTAATATCTTGAGTGGTAAGCCTCCGAGTTGAAAACTTACGGGTGAGGAACACCTGGAGTGGGATTTTGATCttgaatatttattatttttttttttgcatgtcttAAAGCTTTTGGTATATGATGAATCTGATTCTTCTAATACTGAAGTAAAAGAGGATGGGAGAAGAaggcaaaaggaaacagaataacACCTCAATAGAGGAAAACCGttcattttttatattaaaaaaaatttcgCTTGGCCAGACTTTTGCTCTGAGAGAAAGTTCTCCTGATAAATTTAAATTGATGATTAAGTTGTTGTCTTGCGCATCATTCCGTAATGGGCAGGAATCCCTGAGTGATAAATGATGAATCATGGCTTTTTAGGAACTCTAGGGCTGTATGCAGGCCTAAGGGCAGGATTATTGAAACTGCTAATGAATGCAGTGGTCTTCCTGTGATCAAAACTAATCTTAGCCCAATGACCAACTCTACCTGTTCTTAAAGCATCTAATTATATAGACAGACTTGTAATGCAGAGATGATATTTTGAGCTAGTGTAGTACTTGGTAGCTGTGGTCATGCTGGGCTGACGTGGAAGTTGTAGCCTAGAGCTTTCTTGATATTGGAAGTACAGTG
It contains:
- the ARL6IP5 gene encoding PRA1 family protein 3, translated to MAAQGQAAQEPWGSAGRAFRCPTLTGTAGLRTTMAASAGLPLKARVWGTVAPLAGSPRHGSTPPVPPCLGRPLRGPPPPSDPDSPFRRGYQVNIVFLWRNNEHTAAADSSSATPLPAAFPGVCRGHRRGRVAAAAGPFGGGGGSAGREPPRGGAASLLGLRGGGAGVAAAMEVQVAPLRAWDDFFPGSDRFSRPDFKDISKWNNRVVSNLLYYQTNYLMVAAAVVSIVGFLSPLNMLIGGTVVVLVFMGFVWVSHNKDILRRMKKQYPTSFVVVIMLSSYFLISYLGDVMVFMFGITLPLLLMFVHASLRLRNIKNKLENKMEGIGLKKTPMGIILDALEQQEDSINKLADYISKVKE